One Ignavibacterium sp. DNA segment encodes these proteins:
- a CDS encoding glycosyltransferase, translating to MKTAIVHEWLVNYAGSEKVVESFTNIWRDADVFTLVDFLNDEERKIILKGKKAKTSFIQHLPYAKKQHRKYLPLFPKAIESFDLSQYDLIISSSHSVAKGVRTNKNQLHICYCHSPMRYAWDEADYYLKEANLNSGVKGLIVQSILKYLRKWDLKSADNVDYFIANSNHIAKKIKRIYNRNADVIYPPVDVEKFSLLTEREDFYLTASRLVPYKRIDLIIDAFASMPDKKLIIIGSGPEKEKLKTKASANISLIGYQEFDSLKSYMQKAKAFVFAAEEDFGIIVVEAMACGTPVIAGNFGGTTESVVDKETGILFPEQTVDSIIEAVKSFDVIAKSINYSEVKIHAKKFSREIFEKNIKNYVDEKIKLFNTNSVRK from the coding sequence TTGAAAACCGCAATTGTACACGAATGGCTTGTTAATTATGCAGGCTCGGAAAAAGTTGTTGAATCTTTTACCAACATCTGGCGGGATGCGGATGTTTTTACTCTTGTTGATTTTCTAAATGATGAGGAAAGGAAAATTATACTCAAAGGGAAAAAAGCAAAAACATCTTTTATTCAGCATTTGCCTTATGCAAAAAAGCAACATCGTAAATATCTGCCCTTATTTCCTAAAGCAATTGAGTCATTCGATCTTTCCCAATACGATTTAATTATTTCAAGCTCTCATTCAGTTGCAAAAGGTGTAAGAACAAATAAAAATCAACTGCACATCTGCTATTGTCATTCACCAATGAGATATGCATGGGACGAAGCAGATTATTACTTGAAAGAAGCTAATCTAAATTCAGGGGTTAAAGGATTAATTGTTCAATCGATATTAAAATACCTTCGCAAGTGGGATTTAAAATCTGCTGATAATGTTGATTACTTTATTGCAAATTCAAATCATATAGCAAAAAAAATAAAGAGAATTTATAACAGAAATGCAGATGTAATTTATCCGCCTGTTGATGTAGAAAAATTTTCTCTTCTTACTGAAAGGGAAGATTTTTATTTAACGGCTTCAAGATTAGTCCCTTATAAAAGAATCGATTTAATTATAGATGCATTTGCCAGTATGCCGGATAAAAAACTTATCATTATTGGAAGTGGTCCTGAGAAAGAAAAACTTAAAACAAAAGCATCAGCAAACATAAGTCTTATCGGCTATCAGGAATTTGATAGTCTTAAAAGCTATATGCAGAAAGCAAAGGCGTTTGTTTTTGCTGCTGAAGAGGACTTTGGGATAATTGTTGTTGAGGCAATGGCTTGCGGAACGCCGGTTATTGCTGGTAACTTTGGAGGAACAACTGAATCTGTGGTTGATAAGGAAACCGGAATTCTATTTCCAGAGCAAACTGTTGATTCAATTATTGAGGCGGTTAAAAGCTTTGATGTTATTGCAAAATCAATTAATTACAGTGAAGTAAAAATTCACGCTAAAAAATTCAGTAGAGAAATATTTGAAAAAAACATAAAAAATTATGTTGACGAAAAAATAAAATTATTCAATACAAATTCTGTTAGAAAATGA